CGAGGATGTTCGTCCGGGCGACCTCCTTTTTTTCAAAGGCCGCAATGCACGCAGCAACCGTATCGGGCATGTAGCTTTGGTCGTATCTGTCGATGAAGATGATATTACCATGATGCACAGCCGCAATTCGCGAGGGATCGTGATCGAAAAACTCAATCGCAGTGCATACTTCTCCCGTCGCTTGGTGAGCTATGGCAGGGTACCCGGAGCCAAGAGAGTGATCCCACGAAAAAGTTGATCGGGACTATACCGAAACAAGGGTAGGGGCTATCCCCCTAAGGGCTGTGCAGCAATCACCGGATTTGTGCACAGCCCTTTTCGCATACAGCCCGGATGGATTTGGAAGGAGAAAGTATTGTGAGGTGGCCAAAGAGAGAGAAAAAAAACGATACATATTTCGGAACTTATTTTTCCGGCCGGGAAAAGTTTCCCCGACAGCTGACAAAAATAAATTTTCCGGCCGGAAAATCTCTATCCAAAGCCTTCGGATATATAAACGAAGCCTTTGGATACATATACGAAAGCTTCGTTTATATATCCGAAACCTTTGAATAAAGAATTGCAGTATACCTTTTCAACTTTTCTGTACTGCAGAAAAAACTTTTTCCGGCTGAGAACGATCATTTCTTTTTATTGCTGTCCGGTAAAAAATGAACATTCTTCAAAACGTACTGTAATGAAGGGATTTACGTGAGATATTCGTATGCCAGAAGCAATAGCATATTGAGTCTTGCCTATCGCACCGATAGCGATTGCATCGATGCTTTCATTCAGGGGCGGTACACTTTTATCCGACAAACCTTGTTCTCCTATAGATTCAACTCTCGTTAAAAGAGGGGATAACGAGTTTCTTTCGTATTTTCGTTCCACAATAAAACGCAATACAGTAATAAATCACCACAATGAACAAAAAAATCTTTTCGATGATGGCTGCAAGCATCATTGGTTCGGCTGCTATGACCCCATCAGCCGGAACGAATACCGGAGAGCATTTGACGCCGGAACTATTCATGACCCTGTCGCGGGTGAGCGAAATGGCCTTGTCTCCCGACGGTAAAACGGCTGTTTATGCCGTCAGCTTTCCCGATGTCAAAACGAACAAGGCTACCCGCGAGCTATTTACCGTCAATCTCGATGGTTCGGGGCGTAAGCAGATAACCGACACCGAGTCCAACGAATACGCTCCTGCCTGGATGGCCGACGGTAAGCGCATTGCTTTTATGAGCAACGAAGGCGGCAGCATGCAGCTTTGGGTCATGAACGCCGATGGTACGGAACGCCGCCAACTCAGCAATATCGAAGGTGGTATTACAGGTTTTCTTTTCTCCCCGGACGAGAAACAGGTGCTTTTCACCAAAGACATCAAATTCGGCAAACGCACCAAAGACATTTATCCCGATTTGGACAAAGCTACCGGACGCATCATCACCGATCTGATGTATAAGCATTGGGACGAGTGGGTGGAGACCATACCGCATCCCTTCATCGCGAACGCGACGGATGGAATGATCACCACCGGCAAAGACATCATGGAGGGCGAACCCTACGAAGCTCCGATGAAGCCGTGGTCGGGTATCGAAGATTTCAGTTGGAGCCCTGACGGACAGAACATAGCATACGCCAGCCGCAAGAAAACGGGCATGGCATATTCTCTGTCTACCAACTCGGACATATATATCTATAATCTGACTTCCGGCCGGACGCACAACATTTCCGAAGGGATGATGGGCTACGACACCTATCCGAAGTTCAGCCCCGACGGCAAGAGCATTGCATGGATCAGCATGGAGCGCGATGGATATGAAAGCGATCTGAAGCGTCTTTTCGTGGCGGATCTTGCCACAGGAAAGCGCACCCACGTAAACCCCACATTCGATTACAATGTGGATATGATCCAATGGGCACCGGACAGTAAGGGTATCTATTTCCTTGCCTGTAAGGAGGCAGAGACCAATCTGTGGGAGATTACGCTGAAAACGGGTAAGATCCGTCAGATCACGCAGGGACAGCATGACTATGCCGACTTCTCCGTGCGCAACGACGTTATGCTGGCCAAACGCCATTCTTTCGAACTCCCCGACGATCTCTATCGTGTGAATCCGAAGAATGGAGCGGCACAGGCTGTCACGGCAGAAAACAAAGCCATCCTCGATCGTCTCACTCCCATCGCCTGCGAAAAACGCTGGATGAAGACTACCGATGGAGGCAATATGCTTACATGGGTAGTACTGCCACCCGACTTCGATAAAAACAAGAAATATCCGGCTATACTCTATTGTCAGGGAGGTCCGCAGAATACCGTAAGCCAGTTCTGGTCGTTCCGCTGGAATCTCCGACTGATGGCCGAGCAGGGCTATATCGTCATTGCCCCCAACCGCCATGGTGTACCCGGATTCGGGCAGAAATGGAACGAACAGATCAGTGGCGACTACGGTGGCCAGAATATGCGTGACTATCTGACTGCCGTAGACGAAATGAAGAAAGAACCCTATGTCGATGGCGATCGCA
This genomic stretch from Porphyromonas gingivalis ATCC 33277 harbors:
- a CDS encoding S9 family peptidase is translated as MNKKIFSMMAASIIGSAAMTPSAGTNTGEHLTPELFMTLSRVSEMALSPDGKTAVYAVSFPDVKTNKATRELFTVNLDGSGRKQITDTESNEYAPAWMADGKRIAFMSNEGGSMQLWVMNADGTERRQLSNIEGGITGFLFSPDEKQVLFTKDIKFGKRTKDIYPDLDKATGRIITDLMYKHWDEWVETIPHPFIANATDGMITTGKDIMEGEPYEAPMKPWSGIEDFSWSPDGQNIAYASRKKTGMAYSLSTNSDIYIYNLTSGRTHNISEGMMGYDTYPKFSPDGKSIAWISMERDGYESDLKRLFVADLATGKRTHVNPTFDYNVDMIQWAPDSKGIYFLACKEAETNLWEITLKTGKIRQITQGQHDYADFSVRNDVMLAKRHSFELPDDLYRVNPKNGAAQAVTAENKAILDRLTPIACEKRWMKTTDGGNMLTWVVLPPDFDKNKKYPAILYCQGGPQNTVSQFWSFRWNLRLMAEQGYIVIAPNRHGVPGFGQKWNEQISGDYGGQNMRDYLTAVDEMKKEPYVDGDRIGAVGASYGGFSVYWLAGHHDKRFAAFIAHAGIFNLEMQYATTEEMWFANWDIGGPFWEKDNVVAQRTYATSPHKYVQNWDTPILMIHGELDFRILASQAMAAFDAAQLRGVPSEMLIYPDENHWVLQPQNALLFHRTFFGWLDRWLKK